In the Methanobacterium sp. Maddingley MBC34 genome, TCCTTCGGCAAGGAGGTATATTCTGCGGCCGTCATCCATTACAAACTCGTCGATGTCCGGTTTCATTTTTCCCTGCTGTACAGCCATCTGGTCCAGGTCTTCGCGATTTATTTCCACGTTGAAGTGACCTGAGTTGGCCATTATGCATCCGTCCTTCATTACTTTGAAGTCATCTCCAGAGATAACATCGACGTTTCCGGTGGCAGTTACCAGTATATCAGCATGTTTAACTGCTTCATGGACCGTCATGACCCTGTAACCATCCATACGTGCTTCTAATGCCCTTATTGGATCAACTTCAGTTACAATTACGTTGGCTCCGAGGCCATGGGCACGCATGGCGATTCCCCGACCACACCATCCGTACCCACATACGACAATGCTTTTTCCGGCTATTAGTACGTTGGTGGAGCCCATTATGGAATCAAAGGTTGATTGTCCAGTACCGTAGCGGTTGTCGAAGAGGTATTTGGTGTATGCGTCGTTAACTGCTATTACTGGAAATTCAAGTGCTCCATCTGCATGCATGGATTTCAGCCTGTGAATTCCAGTGGTGGTTTCTTCACAGGCTCCTTTGATTTTGTCCAGGACGTCCCTTCTTTTCCTGTGGATCAGGAATATCATGTCGGCACCATCATCAATGATGATATCGGGTTCATGATCCAGGACCATGTTGATGGTCTGGTAATATTCTTCATTGGTTTGTTCTCTCCAGCCGTACATATTAAGTCCTAAGCTGGCACCAGCTGCAGTGGCATCATCCTGGGTTGAGAGTGGGTTGCATCCTGTCATTGCCACTTCTGCCCCTCCTGCCTGGAGTGTTAAACCCAGGTTGATGGTTTTGGGTTCCAGGTGCAGGCAGGAGCCTATGGTGATTCCCTCAAAGGGTTTTTCTTTTTCGAAACGTTTTTTAATGGTTTCCAGGACTGGCATGTGTCTCTGGACCCAAGCAATCTTCTTCTTACCTTGAGGGGCTAATTCCATATCTTTTACTTTATAAGGCATTGTTATCACCGTTACATCTATGTCAAATGAATACTAAAAAAGTATCAAGTTATAATGTTAATTCTCTGTTCTAATATAATAAGTCTCCCTGTTCAATGATAATATTTATCTTTTTAATTTTAAACCAGCGCATGTGGGACAAATAAGTAAGATATACAGAATGACAAAGAAGGTAAAAATAAATTAGAATATAAAAAAAGATGAAAAATAAAAAAAGGAGAAGATTCCATTAGATTTAGAGAATCTCCTCCATTTAAGGGGTTTATAGCTTAAGGTTTGAGTTGGGGTTATGGCATCTGTTTTAGTGATACTGCACCATGTCAACTTTTTCCTCAGTTTTGACCTTTTTCATGGCTTTTTTGAAGTACTTCATCTTCACTTCTTCGGCTTTGAGGTCATTTCTAAGGGTTAACATGACTGCTTCCCTGCAAACTGCTTCAATGTCGGCACCCACGTATTTTTCAGTGTTTTTGGCCAGGTATTCCAGGTCCACATCATCAGCCAGTGGCATGTCTTTGGTGTGTACTTTGAATATTGCCAGTCTGGCTTCTTCATCAGGGTCATCCACCTTCACATGTCTGTCAAA is a window encoding:
- a CDS encoding adenosylhomocysteinase (PFAM: S-adenosyl-L-homocysteine hydrolase, NAD binding domain; S-adenosyl-L-homocysteine hydrolase~TIGRFAM: adenosylhomocysteinase) encodes the protein MPYKVKDMELAPQGKKKIAWVQRHMPVLETIKKRFEKEKPFEGITIGSCLHLEPKTINLGLTLQAGGAEVAMTGCNPLSTQDDATAAGASLGLNMYGWREQTNEEYYQTINMVLDHEPDIIIDDGADMIFLIHRKRRDVLDKIKGACEETTTGIHRLKSMHADGALEFPVIAVNDAYTKYLFDNRYGTGQSTFDSIMGSTNVLIAGKSIVVCGYGWCGRGIAMRAHGLGANVIVTEVDPIRALEARMDGYRVMTVHEAVKHADILVTATGNVDVISGDDFKVMKDGCIMANSGHFNVEINREDLDQMAVQQGKMKPDIDEFVMDDGRRIYLLAEGRLVNLAGERGQGHPAEIMDLSFAMQALSAEQLVNTSMEVGVHKTPDEADLHVARLKLEAMGIEIDDLTEKQVEYLEGWEQGT